One window of Calypte anna isolate BGI_N300 chromosome 9, bCalAnn1_v1.p, whole genome shotgun sequence genomic DNA carries:
- the OTOL1 gene encoding otolin-1, whose product MWSSLGSTSVFLLLVVTTVDAGVKVTPDVKYTAAPARPKLPTPSPVAQGATTFFPFENYTLDTADFFFNCCDCCPAAVGPRGEPGPPGAKGEKGDAGLQGLPGKPGPPGPKGSKGERGGKGEPGDQGANGTPGYPGKPGLQGEAGVKGSKGNYGFPGLKGQKGSKGDTCENGTKGDKGDRGDAGAPGVDGEQGDKGEKGDTGEKGYCGEPGGRGAKGERGEGGKKGEKGSKGEMGAEGMQGLDGKQGEKGEQGSKGEKGDLGPAGVMGPSGPKGVAGSKGARGAPGKKGSRGAKGTRGDTTKIPRSAFSAGLSKPFPSPNVPIRFDKILYNDQEDYNPSTGKFNCSVPGAYVFAYHLTVRGRPARVSLVAHSRKVAKTRETLHGQEIDQASFLTILKLSVGDQVWLEVSRDWNGVYASAEDDSVFTGFLLYPDGFEILL is encoded by the exons ATGTGGAGCTCCCTGGGATCCACCTCAGTGTTTTTGCTGCTGGTTGTGACCACCGTGGATGCAGGAGTGAAGGTGACCCCAGATGTGAAGTAcacagcagcccctgccagaCCCAAGTTACCCACCCCAAGCCCTGTGGCCCAAGGGGCCACCACATTCTTCCCTTTTGAAAACTACACACTTGACACAGCTGATTTCTTCTTCAACTGCTGTGactgctgcccagctgctgtGGGGCCCCGGGGGGAGCCAGGACCCCCAG GTGccaaaggggaaaagggagatgcTGGTCTGCAAGGTCTGCCAGGAAAACCAGGTCCTCCAGGTCCAAAAGGGTCTAAGGGAGAAAGAG gaggaaaaggggaaccAGGAGACCAAGGAGCAAACGGAACCCCCGGCTATCCTGGCAAACCTGGGCTGCAAG GTGAAGCTGGAGTAAAAGGCAGTAAGGGCAACTACGGCTTCCCTGGACTGAAGGGACAAAAGGGCTCCAAAGGGGACACTTGTGAGAATGGGACCAAAGGAGACAAAGGAGAcaggggagatgctggagcCCCGGGAGTGGATGGAGAACAGGGTgacaaaggggaaaagggagacaCAGGGGAGAAGGGGTACTGCGGGGAGCCTGGGGGGAGAGGGGCgaagggggagagaggagaaggggggaaaaagggggagaaaggcAGCAAAGGGGAGATGGGAGCTGAGGGTATGCAGGGCTTGGAtggaaaacagggagaaaagggTGAGCAAGGAAGCAAAGGTGAAAAAGGGGACTTGGGACCTGCTGGAGTGATGGGACCTTCTGGCCCCAAAGGGGTGGCTGGCAGCAAGGGAGCCCGAGGAGCCCCGGGGAAGAAAGGTTCCCGTGGGGCGAAGGGGACCCGAGGGGACACCACAAAGATCCCGAGATCGGCGTTCAGTGCTGGTTTGTCCaagccctttccttcccccaaCGTTCCCATTCGGTTTGACAAGATCCTGTACAATGACCAAGAGGATTACAACCCTTCCACTGGGAAATTCAACTGCAGCGTGCCCGGGGCGTACGTCTTCGCCTACCACCTGACGGTCAGGGGGCGACCGGCCCGGGTCAGCTTGGTTGCCCACAGCAGGAAGGTGGCCAAAACCCGTGAGACACTCCATGGCCAAGAGATTGACCAAGCCTCCTTCCTGACCATCCTGAAGCTGAGTGTTGGTGACCAAGTGTGGCTGGAGGTCTCAAGGGACTGGAACGGGGTCTACGCCAGCGCCGAGGACGACAGCGTCTTCACGGGGTTTCTTCTGTATCCAGATGGTTTTGAGATCCTGCTGTAG